A single window of Vibrio stylophorae DNA harbors:
- the rsxB gene encoding electron transport complex subunit RsxB — protein MSGVMIAILVIAALALVFGLLLGFASIYFRVDADPIVDQIDAILPQTQCGQCGYPGCRPYAEAIANGDVINKCPPGGQATIEKLADLMGVDVPAEGQEAANSIPRVAFIHEDMCIGCTKCIQACPVDAIVGSTKAVHTVIAKECTGCDLCVDPCPTDCIEMIPLTDTPETWKWQLNQIPVHQIDASASAKES, from the coding sequence GTGAGTGGTGTGATGATCGCGATCCTTGTTATCGCAGCGCTGGCCTTAGTATTTGGCCTGCTACTCGGTTTTGCATCGATCTATTTTCGTGTCGATGCCGATCCAATCGTCGATCAAATCGATGCTATTTTGCCGCAAACGCAATGTGGTCAATGCGGCTATCCGGGCTGTCGTCCCTATGCCGAAGCCATCGCCAATGGCGATGTGATCAATAAATGCCCGCCAGGCGGCCAAGCGACCATTGAAAAGCTCGCTGATTTAATGGGTGTGGATGTGCCAGCCGAAGGTCAAGAGGCAGCCAACAGCATTCCACGCGTCGCCTTTATTCATGAAGATATGTGCATTGGCTGTACCAAATGTATTCAAGCCTGCCCTGTCGATGCCATCGTCGGCTCGACCAAAGCAGTACACACGGTAATTGCCAAAGAGTGTACTGGCTGCGATCTCTGTGTTGATCCTTGTCCAACTGATTGTATTGAAATGATTCCACTCACTGACACGCCAGAGACATGGAAGTGGCAACTCAATCAAATTCCCGTTCACCAAATTGATGCCTCGGCGTCAGCAAAGGAGTCATAA
- a CDS encoding EAL domain-containing protein: MQERIWQTSLRILVSCWLLLIAPVCALISLSSRVTYQDPTAAINHPEQAANATAAATNAGLGDILGNFSLDNILAMEISSYAVVMALVLLGVMSTIFVGLWTAKRYYDRNKQEEYFERFLNGGDASRLPLSLDIIDQLVAMRDGRELHHKEKPRHQAASAQHYADNDDVDHAADDFALLAQMEKEKAQAAKEQAEEEKRLAREAKEQAIAEEKARKEAEKAEKARLKEEEKAAKLAAKEQERLEKERIAAEKKAAEEQARLEAEEKARLEAEEKARLKAAEEQARLEAEEKARLEAEEKARLEAEEKARRDAEGITLSGIKAKAIADSLLSDDDDEDTYQAPAPKAATKKEKSKASKSEKAKAEKSESAADKTDKATMAVQYRFNMELESICRNNDYDAFSVYAIHVAGVPEAYDRDGKAKVDKYLDELYQAIRSTFEEALHHFRLSDTDYYIIHKLADEKKIRSLAIRFESETELLRHHHQLATPASLGVVLAGKQSHDEILSQVDIAQDKAARSRTQQWHLTVLELPEAAQETAPAQPAPAAKAPEPELPAKDSWQQLIEQTIEFDKARFVEQSIRPFSANFMPYEEMLLRLNDANNNEVDNIELFEHAKHYELDRQLEQYLVESALCRMTGIEADRLKGINITSDKALTKEFIEWFDGVAKSHKQALSQVVFEMPEKLISSNIEMSEELLTLMRAYGAHICVSDFGSGLHSFRLIHTLKFDFVKISTSITSQIPDDSAATHYARTLIDTAQRQSVKVIAENVEEIEQKEALEELRIDGMQGFILSHPAELPGYAMAN, encoded by the coding sequence ATGCAAGAACGCATTTGGCAAACCAGCCTACGTATTCTCGTTAGTTGCTGGCTTCTTCTGATTGCCCCAGTTTGTGCCTTAATCAGCCTTTCTAGTCGCGTCACTTATCAAGACCCAACAGCAGCAATCAATCATCCAGAACAAGCAGCCAATGCGACCGCAGCGGCGACAAATGCAGGTCTTGGCGATATTCTCGGCAACTTCTCGCTTGATAATATTCTCGCCATGGAGATCTCAAGCTATGCCGTAGTCATGGCACTGGTGTTACTCGGTGTGATGTCGACCATTTTCGTCGGTTTGTGGACCGCCAAGCGTTACTACGACCGAAATAAACAAGAAGAGTATTTTGAACGTTTTCTAAACGGTGGCGACGCCTCTCGTCTACCACTCTCACTGGATATTATTGATCAACTCGTTGCCATGCGCGACGGCCGTGAACTACATCATAAAGAGAAACCGCGCCATCAAGCAGCTTCTGCACAACACTATGCAGATAATGATGACGTAGACCATGCAGCTGATGACTTTGCTCTGCTCGCGCAAATGGAAAAAGAAAAAGCACAGGCAGCTAAAGAGCAAGCAGAGGAAGAAAAACGCCTTGCTCGTGAAGCCAAAGAGCAAGCCATTGCGGAAGAAAAAGCACGTAAAGAAGCGGAAAAAGCTGAAAAAGCACGGCTAAAAGAGGAAGAAAAAGCCGCTAAACTCGCAGCAAAAGAGCAAGAGCGTCTTGAAAAAGAGCGCATCGCAGCAGAGAAAAAAGCGGCAGAAGAGCAAGCGCGTTTAGAAGCTGAAGAAAAAGCACGATTAGAGGCTGAAGAGAAGGCTCGCCTAAAAGCAGCAGAAGAACAAGCACGTCTTGAGGCTGAAGAAAAAGCCCGCCTTGAAGCTGAAGAAAAAGCACGTCTTGAGGCTGAAGAAAAAGCCCGCCGTGATGCCGAAGGGATCACCCTTTCCGGCATTAAAGCGAAAGCTATCGCTGATTCACTTCTCAGTGATGATGACGATGAGGATACATATCAAGCGCCTGCACCAAAAGCTGCTACGAAAAAAGAGAAAAGCAAAGCAAGTAAATCAGAAAAAGCCAAAGCTGAGAAATCTGAAAGTGCCGCCGATAAAACAGATAAAGCGACCATGGCGGTGCAATATCGCTTTAATATGGAGCTTGAAAGCATTTGCCGTAATAACGATTACGATGCTTTCTCGGTTTACGCCATTCATGTTGCAGGTGTACCTGAAGCCTATGATCGCGATGGCAAAGCCAAAGTCGATAAATACCTTGATGAGCTCTATCAGGCGATTCGCAGCACATTTGAAGAAGCATTGCACCATTTCCGCCTCAGCGATACTGACTATTACATCATTCACAAGCTTGCTGATGAGAAGAAGATTCGCAGCTTAGCCATTCGCTTTGAAAGTGAAACTGAGCTCCTTCGCCACCATCACCAATTAGCCACCCCAGCCAGTCTTGGTGTGGTACTCGCAGGTAAACAAAGCCACGATGAGATTTTAAGCCAAGTTGATATTGCGCAGGATAAAGCCGCGCGCTCTCGCACCCAACAATGGCACCTTACAGTCCTTGAACTGCCAGAAGCTGCGCAAGAAACAGCGCCAGCACAACCTGCACCTGCGGCCAAAGCCCCAGAGCCAGAGCTACCAGCCAAGGACAGCTGGCAACAATTGATTGAGCAAACCATTGAATTTGATAAAGCGCGTTTTGTTGAGCAAAGTATTCGTCCATTCTCGGCAAACTTTATGCCTTACGAAGAGATGTTGCTGCGTCTAAACGATGCCAACAATAACGAAGTAGATAACATTGAACTCTTTGAGCATGCCAAACACTACGAGCTTGATCGTCAACTTGAGCAATATCTGGTCGAAAGCGCGCTTTGCCGTATGACTGGTATCGAAGCGGATCGCCTTAAAGGGATTAACATCACCTCAGATAAAGCCCTGACCAAAGAGTTTATCGAATGGTTTGATGGTGTGGCCAAGTCACACAAACAAGCGCTATCACAGGTGGTCTTTGAGATGCCTGAAAAACTTATCAGCAGCAATATTGAAATGAGTGAGGAGTTACTCACATTGATGCGTGCCTATGGGGCACATATCTGTGTCAGTGATTTTGGTAGTGGCCTGCACTCCTTTAGACTCATCCACACATTGAAATTTGATTTTGTAAAAATCAGTACCAGTATTACCAGTCAAATTCCAGATGATTCAGCGGCAACCCACTATGCGCGTACACTTATTGATACAGCGCAACGTCAATCAGTGAAAGTAATCGCCGAAAACGTTGAAGAGATTGAACAAAAAGAGGCATTAGAAGAACTGCGTATCGACGGTATGCAGGGCTTTATTCTCTCTCATCCAGCGGAATTACCTGGCTACGCAATGGCCAACTAA
- the rsxA gene encoding electron transport complex subunit RsxA encodes MTEYLLLLVGTVLVNNFVLVKFLGLCPFMGVSKKLETAIGMGLATTFVLTLASVCAYLVETYILAPLGLQYLRTMAFILVIAVVVQFTEMVVHRTSPTLYRLLGIFLPLITTNCAVLGVALLNINENHNFIQSIVYGFGAAVGFSLVLILFAAMRERINAADVPVPFRGAAIAMITAGLMSLAFMGFTGLVKL; translated from the coding sequence ATGACCGAATACCTATTACTTCTCGTGGGCACTGTTCTGGTCAATAACTTTGTACTTGTAAAGTTCCTTGGCCTTTGTCCCTTTATGGGCGTGTCGAAAAAATTAGAAACCGCAATTGGCATGGGTCTAGCGACAACATTTGTCCTGACACTCGCCTCTGTTTGCGCGTATCTCGTCGAAACTTACATTCTTGCACCGCTTGGGCTTCAATATCTTCGCACCATGGCCTTTATTTTGGTCATTGCTGTGGTTGTGCAATTTACCGAAATGGTGGTACACCGCACCAGCCCAACGCTATACCGCTTGTTGGGTATCTTTTTACCCTTGATCACCACCAACTGTGCCGTACTCGGTGTGGCCTTGCTCAACATCAATGAAAACCATAATTTTATCCAATCCATTGTTTATGGCTTTGGCGCTGCCGTGGGTTTCTCTTTGGTGCTGATCCTCTTTGCCGCCATGCGCGAACGCATTAATGCAGCGGATGTCCCTGTTCCATTTCGCGGCGCAGCCATTGCGATGATCACCGCAGGTTTGATGTCTCTCGCCTTTATGGGCTTTACTGGATTGGTGAAGCTGTGA
- a CDS encoding DUF3413 domain-containing protein: protein MVNGHTYREKVSQLIGWGHWFAFFNIIAAMLLGTRYITESEWPATLLGQFYLGLSWIGHFSFLVFALYLLVLFPLTFLLPSQRALRLFAVLFSTVGMTLLLLDTQAYEQHQLHLSPLVWELLLSGEKSDSNATWQYLFTVMPIFFLLELALAEWTWRKQRKLARKNIGGTLAMVFGLCFISSHLIHIWADANLYRPITVQKSNFPLSYPMTAKSFMERHGLLDRASYAKKRAEQGELENHLINYPLEAVTFRDQGSEQNLLIIMVNGLRSDMLNHETMPNTTAFAAQNLNFTKHHSASNDTMVGLFGLFYGLPGNYVDSVRQDGAKPLLVDTLTKRQYHFGLFSGNQFAEPLYYQAIFNRPEVLAQTATAYDDAKATQAWIAWEKTQSSPWFSYLELTSVLDYENKPAANTPFSQTDAAQAKVQNHPEATLLNHYRAAAYRADGYIAQVLAQLRASNQLENTLVIITSDHGLEFNETGTNSWGANSNYSRYQIQVPLVMHLPGHAPLVVERPTSHLDIVPTLMEELLHIATPAKVYSSGLNLLDSDNARRWLIAGDSRDVVVIEPHRTTVVDKFGNHNLFDAEYQPINDKAPLSVLSQVMAELKRFYRQPSDS, encoded by the coding sequence ATGGTAAACGGACATACATATCGCGAGAAAGTATCGCAACTGATTGGTTGGGGGCATTGGTTTGCCTTTTTCAATATTATCGCAGCGATGTTGCTGGGGACCCGCTATATCACCGAATCCGAGTGGCCAGCGACCCTATTGGGACAGTTTTACCTTGGGCTAAGCTGGATCGGCCATTTTAGCTTTTTAGTCTTTGCGCTTTATTTACTGGTTCTTTTCCCACTGACCTTTCTCCTGCCATCGCAGCGGGCATTGCGTCTATTTGCCGTGCTATTTAGTACGGTGGGAATGACCTTACTGCTTCTTGATACGCAAGCCTACGAACAGCATCAACTTCATTTAAGTCCGCTGGTTTGGGAATTACTACTCAGCGGCGAGAAAAGTGACAGCAATGCCACATGGCAATATCTGTTCACTGTGATGCCTATTTTCTTTTTGCTTGAGCTCGCGTTGGCAGAATGGACCTGGCGTAAGCAACGCAAATTAGCGCGTAAAAATATTGGCGGCACGCTAGCAATGGTCTTTGGCCTTTGCTTTATCAGCAGCCACCTGATTCATATTTGGGCGGACGCCAATTTGTACCGCCCAATTACCGTGCAAAAATCAAATTTCCCGCTCTCCTATCCAATGACGGCCAAATCATTTATGGAGCGCCATGGTTTACTGGATCGCGCCAGCTACGCTAAAAAACGAGCGGAACAAGGCGAGCTTGAAAACCATTTGATCAACTACCCCTTGGAAGCGGTCACATTTCGCGATCAAGGCAGCGAGCAAAATTTATTGATCATCATGGTCAATGGTCTGCGCAGTGATATGCTCAACCATGAAACCATGCCAAATACCACCGCTTTTGCCGCACAAAATCTCAATTTCACCAAGCACCACAGTGCCAGCAATGACACCATGGTCGGCCTCTTTGGTTTGTTCTATGGCCTGCCAGGCAACTATGTTGATAGCGTGCGCCAAGATGGTGCCAAACCGCTACTTGTCGATACCCTGACCAAGCGCCAATACCACTTTGGACTTTTTAGCGGCAATCAATTTGCTGAGCCACTTTACTATCAAGCGATCTTTAATCGCCCAGAAGTGCTCGCGCAAACGGCAACCGCCTATGATGATGCAAAAGCCACACAAGCTTGGATAGCGTGGGAAAAGACACAAAGTTCACCTTGGTTTAGTTATTTAGAGCTAACCTCTGTGCTTGATTATGAAAACAAGCCAGCGGCCAATACACCATTTAGCCAAACTGATGCTGCGCAAGCGAAGGTGCAAAACCATCCAGAAGCAACCTTGCTCAATCATTATCGCGCAGCGGCATACCGCGCAGACGGTTATATTGCGCAAGTATTGGCGCAACTGCGTGCCTCTAACCAGCTTGAAAACACCTTAGTGATTATCACCTCAGACCATGGTCTTGAGTTTAATGAGACGGGAACCAATAGCTGGGGCGCAAACAGCAACTACAGTCGTTACCAGATTCAAGTACCACTGGTTATGCACCTTCCCGGCCATGCACCCTTAGTTGTAGAACGTCCGACATCACACTTGGACATCGTGCCAACTTTAATGGAAGAGCTATTACATATCGCCACACCGGCGAAAGTGTATAGCAGCGGGCTCAACCTACTAGATAGTGACAACGCGCGTCGCTGGCTGATTGCTGGGGATAGTCGAGATGTGGTGGTCATTGAGCCGCATCGCACTACAGTGGTCGATAAGTTTGGCAATCACAACCTATTTGATGCCGAGTACCAGCCAATCAATGATAAAGCGCCACTCTCGGTGTTATCACAAGTGATGGCTGAGCTGAAACGTTTTTATCGCCAACCCAGCGATTCTTAA
- the yejK gene encoding nucleoid-associated protein YejK: MSLELSNLILHQITKNSDETFSVVRRNNPLNLDDSSQHFVAELHRVYSAKAGKGFAGFKTESACQQWLGQLLKNELPFYDFSVQCAERLYQELSKYPFAQAGILVLAQYRSLATDYLFIGLLNRCDSLKVTDDLDIHNSDYLDVAKMDIAARIDLSSWQTEPESNRYLTFIKGRVGRKVGDFFLDFLEAENGMDTKVQNQVLLQAVEDFCTDARIESNERQDVRKQVYEYCNGQLKAGEEVDLKELSDSLPDSPEGSDFAQFTAAQGYELEESFPADRSTIRKLTKFVGAGGGISINFDSMLLGDRIFYDPKTDTLTIQGTPPNLRDQLQRRQNLDD; the protein is encoded by the coding sequence ATGAGTCTTGAGCTTTCTAACCTGATCCTTCATCAAATCACTAAAAATAGTGATGAAACATTTTCTGTGGTTCGTCGTAACAACCCTCTTAACCTTGATGATTCAAGCCAGCACTTTGTGGCTGAACTGCATCGCGTTTATAGCGCCAAGGCTGGGAAAGGGTTTGCTGGATTTAAAACGGAGAGCGCCTGCCAGCAGTGGTTGGGACAGTTACTGAAAAATGAACTGCCATTTTACGATTTTTCGGTGCAATGCGCTGAGCGCCTGTATCAAGAGCTCAGTAAATATCCTTTTGCACAAGCGGGTATTTTGGTTTTAGCGCAATATCGTTCTTTGGCGACGGATTATCTCTTTATTGGTCTTTTAAACCGCTGTGATAGTTTGAAGGTCACTGACGATTTGGATATCCATAACAGCGATTATTTAGATGTGGCAAAAATGGATATTGCCGCACGCATCGATCTTTCTAGCTGGCAAACAGAGCCAGAATCCAACCGTTATCTGACCTTTATTAAAGGTCGAGTGGGTCGCAAAGTGGGTGATTTCTTCCTTGATTTTCTTGAGGCGGAAAACGGCATGGATACCAAAGTGCAAAACCAAGTGTTACTGCAAGCGGTGGAAGATTTTTGTACCGATGCACGCATTGAGTCCAATGAGCGACAAGATGTGCGCAAACAAGTGTATGAATACTGCAATGGCCAACTCAAAGCAGGCGAAGAGGTGGATCTCAAAGAGCTATCAGATAGCCTGCCAGATTCTCCTGAAGGCAGTGATTTTGCACAGTTTACCGCTGCGCAAGGTTATGAGTTGGAAGAGAGTTTTCCAGCCGATCGCTCAACCATTCGCAAATTAACTAAATTTGTCGGTGCTGGCGGTGGTATCTCTATTAACTTTGATAGCATGCTGCTTGGCGATCGTATCTTTTATGATCCAAAAACCGACACCCTAACCATTCAAGGGACACCACCAAATTTGCGCGATCAGCTTCAGCGCCGCCAAAATTTGGATGACTAG
- a CDS encoding Hpt domain-containing protein — MAAHEQPSSDTLTISSHRKRSWRQRLTLLLALVALCAALAITALYLYRAKQYQGMIDLLSPMQSQSDALYFSLSRTVVRGDLALANLATSTLAFRQQALALTQLGLSNEQRLPGLQSAAVSANLLVDQADNLYANFVAHHNMAVLLQRAMQQPISARLMDEYLHFASLLLFAQIDGDHRDILQYFSQLEQRSALWSAEERQQIQALVQQISPLVARKKVYQAMTNALFENHFMGELRALILSAYDRRNQAVMRASLAGLIAIFALWGAMALRRSSASRHTASSQGCAAPVIRQGDDAPQSVNDAEPTAKPTKADSNRHGASVCTAQTPKHSSPISSQTSPHESPNHLPSSQADMQQTAASKSDLAQADAASAYRSQTQAPFGLQYMMSCFDDDIASVNMLLRIFATDHREDMTKIEQLLAKQQWEEAQRCAHSLKGVAGSLAAESLKAAAAQVEQSLRQQEPPSAILLDALSAALQDTIQAVDQHLAMQPEVSAE; from the coding sequence ATGGCTGCACACGAACAACCTTCATCGGACACTTTGACCATCAGCAGTCATCGTAAGCGTTCTTGGCGACAAAGGCTGACCTTGCTATTGGCCCTAGTTGCGCTCTGTGCTGCGCTAGCTATCACCGCACTATATCTTTATCGCGCCAAGCAGTATCAGGGCATGATTGATCTGTTATCGCCCATGCAAAGCCAAAGTGATGCGCTCTATTTTAGTTTGTCGCGCACCGTGGTTCGCGGTGATTTGGCCCTTGCCAATCTGGCAACATCAACTTTGGCATTTCGCCAGCAAGCGCTCGCCCTGACTCAGCTGGGACTTTCGAATGAGCAGCGATTACCCGGGCTACAAAGCGCAGCGGTATCTGCCAATTTACTGGTCGATCAGGCCGACAATCTTTATGCTAATTTTGTCGCGCATCACAATATGGCTGTGTTATTGCAACGTGCTATGCAGCAACCTATATCCGCACGCTTGATGGATGAATATCTGCATTTTGCATCCTTGCTGTTATTTGCACAGATAGATGGCGATCATCGCGATATCCTTCAATATTTTTCTCAGCTTGAGCAGCGAAGTGCACTTTGGTCAGCAGAAGAGCGCCAACAGATTCAAGCCTTAGTACAGCAAATTTCCCCTTTGGTTGCGCGCAAAAAAGTCTATCAAGCCATGACCAATGCGCTGTTTGAAAATCATTTTATGGGCGAGCTCAGAGCATTAATTTTGTCGGCTTACGATCGTCGTAATCAAGCGGTGATGCGAGCAAGTCTTGCCGGATTAATTGCGATATTTGCACTTTGGGGGGCGATGGCTTTGCGCCGTTCATCTGCATCTCGTCATACCGCTTCATCGCAGGGCTGCGCCGCGCCAGTCATAAGACAAGGTGATGATGCGCCTCAATCAGTCAATGACGCGGAGCCAACAGCAAAACCAACTAAGGCGGATTCAAATCGCCATGGAGCTAGCGTTTGCACAGCACAAACACCTAAACATTCATCGCCAATATCGTCGCAAACATCGCCGCATGAATCGCCGAATCATTTACCTTCCTCGCAAGCTGATATGCAGCAAACTGCGGCCTCAAAATCTGACCTGGCACAAGCGGATGCAGCGTCAGCGTATAGGTCGCAAACGCAGGCTCCCTTTGGTTTGCAGTATATGATGAGCTGTTTTGATGATGATATAGCGTCGGTGAATATGTTATTGCGTATTTTTGCGACAGATCATCGTGAAGATATGACAAAAATTGAGCAGCTTTTAGCCAAGCAGCAGTGGGAAGAGGCGCAGCGCTGTGCCCATAGCCTAAAAGGCGTTGCTGGAAGCTTGGCTGCGGAATCTTTGAAAGCGGCTGCAGCGCAGGTCGAACAAAGTTTACGACAGCAAGAGCCACCCAGTGCCATTTTACTTGATGCGCTGAGTGCGGCACTGCAAGATACCATTCAGGCGGTTGATCAGCACCTTGCCATGCAACCTGAGGTGTCAGCTGAATGA
- a CDS encoding YejL family protein, producing MPITSKFSDEKVEQILSDLVQALEKNEASTELSLMCLGNIATNLINCNVPLSQRKAIAEKFAQALMRSIDEKPTH from the coding sequence ATGCCAATTACTTCTAAGTTCAGCGATGAAAAAGTTGAACAAATCCTAAGTGACCTTGTCCAAGCCCTTGAAAAAAATGAAGCTTCAACTGAATTATCTTTGATGTGTTTGGGCAATATCGCTACGAATTTGATCAATTGCAATGTACCATTGAGCCAACGTAAAGCCATTGCAGAAAAATTCGCGCAAGCATTAATGCGCTCCATTGATGAGAAACCAACTCACTAA